In Cicer arietinum cultivar CDC Frontier isolate Library 1 chromosome 1, Cicar.CDCFrontier_v2.0, whole genome shotgun sequence, one DNA window encodes the following:
- the LOC101497466 gene encoding probable BOI-related E3 ubiquitin-protein ligase 3, translating into MAVEARHLHLFSPQILNNREMMNPNETNVNIFNNMSQMGYSSILPSSGTTTATETLILPAYNSITADSLPQKTAMNSDSGLTYNVPSRKRSRDNNYSNSSNFPYPSYNLSPTTTTPHNNNIKTCGSSFSFLGEDISVQIQRQQLDIDQLIAQHMEKVKYEVEEKRKRQAMRLIQAIDMSVTKRLKAKEEEIEKIGKMNWALEERVKSLCMENQIWRDLAQSNEATANALRTNLEQLLAQQRVGAVDNDGDAISHGGLNAALMDDAESCCDSSGSNDDGEWRNLPDNGNNNAEAVNMMRKSGGCGDSGNGNGSSFVDRMKMCSNCGKDESCVLILPCRHLCLCTVCGSNLHICPICKSFKTASIHVNMS; encoded by the exons ATGGCCGTTGAGGCTCGCCATCTTCACCTCTTTTCCCCTCAAATCTTAAACAACCG AGAAATGATGAACCCAAATGAAACAAATGTTAACATCTTCAACAACATGTCACAAATGGGTTATTCTTCAATTCTTCCATCTTCCGGCACAACCACCGCCACGGAGACACTAATCTTACCGGCGTACAACTCTATAACCGCTGATTCCTTACCTCAGAAAACTGCCATGAACTCCGATAGCGGTCTCACTTATAACGTTCCTTCGAGAAAACGTTCAAGAGATAACAACtattcaaattcatcaaattttccttACCCTTCTTATAATCTTTCTCCTACAACAACCACACCACataacaacaacatcaaaaCTTGTGGTTCTTCATTCTCTTTTCTTGGTGAAGACATTTCCGTTCAGATCCAAAGGCAACAACTTGATATTGATCAACTCATTGCTCAACAT atgGAGAAAGTGAAATATGAAGTGGAAGAAAAAAGGAAGAGACAAGCGATGAGGCTGATTCAAGCTATAGATATGAGCGTGACGAAGAGATTGAAGgctaaagaagaagaaattgagaaaattggaaaaatgaattggGCTTTGGAAGAAAGGGTTAAGTCACTTTGTATGGAGAATCAAATTTGGCGTGATTTGGCTCAAAGCAATGAAGCTACTGCTAATGCTTTGAGAACAAATCTTGAACAACTTCTTGCACAACAACGGGTCGGAGCGGTTGATAATGATGGAGACGCCATTTCCCACGGAGGATTGAATGCTGCGTTGATGGATGATGCAGAGTCGTGTTGTGACAGCAGTGGTAGCAATGATGATGGTGAATGGCGCAATTTACCGGATAATGGTAACAACAACGCAGAAGCAGTGAACATGATGAGAAAGAGTGGTGGTTGTGGTGATAGTGGAAATGGAAATGGAAGCAGTTTTGTTGATAGGATGAAAATGTGCAGTAACTGTGGGAAAGATGAATCGTGTGTGTTGATTTTGCCTTGTAGACATCTCTGTTTATGCACTGTTTGTGGCTCCAATCTTCACATTTGTCCCATTTGTAAATCTTTCAAAACTGCTAGCATCCATGTTAACATGTCTTAA